The window GGCATGAAGATCTTCTCAGGTTCTTCATGGAAGAAGATCACCTGCACGATGCCTTTGGTCCATTTCAGCAATTCATCCCGGTCGATGGTATCGATAAGGATTTTATTCCCGGCAAAAAGCACATCGTAATCCTTTCCGAAGAGCCGTTTCTCGCCTTCCAGGAAAAAAGCATACAACGCATTCATGGCTGTATAATTGACCAGGTAGATCTCTACCATTCCCGTGACCATCCACTTCTGATCATGCGGGACAAAAGCCAGGTAAACTCCCGGTGTGTTTTTAGCACGGAAGGAATAATTGCCCAGCGCTGATTGGCGATCATCGGAGTTCGCAGTTCCCGGTTCCCAGTTCCCAGGCTGCTGTGCATTATTTGAATTGGGAACTGCCGGCTGCGAACTGCGAACTGCGAACTCCTCATCAAACATACTCTCCGCTTTCCCTTTCGGATCGACTTTTATCAATTCACTGGTCATGGTGGGAATTTCAAAACCATCCTCGATCATAACATGGACCATGGTTGGAGTTATGATCCTGCTGACAATGCCGCCGCCTTTGGTATTAAGGAATTTGACCTTATCGCCTATATTGAATTTCATGATGTCATTTTTTGTAAAGATAGGCAGAAAAGATGTAGCGATGTAGCGATGTAGCGAAGTAACGAAGTAACGAAGTAACGAAGTCAATATCGAATATCACTAGGTCGTTACTTAGTTACTTCGCTACATCATTTTGGCATTATTTTTGACGCAGAATCGAAAACCAAACGATGAAGAATCTAGTTCCGATTATCATAATAGCGATTTTCTTTACCATGCTGAATTCCTGCAAGGAGAAAGACAACGATCCGGGAAATATCAGGCTAACTTTTGAGGAAAAAGTAGATGGGGAATTGCTGCAGACCGATACTTTAAAATATGTGAATGAAGCCGGCA is drawn from Bacteroidales bacterium and contains these coding sequences:
- a CDS encoding DUF2027 domain-containing protein; translation: MKFNIGDKVKFLNTKGGGIVSRIITPTMVHVMIEDGFEIPTMTSELIKVDPKGKAESMFDEEFAVRSSQPAVPNSNNAQQPGNWEPGTANSDDRQSALGNYSFRAKNTPGVYLAFVPHDQKWMVTGMVEIYLVNYTAMNALYAFFLEGEKRLFGKDYDVLFAGNKILIDTIDRDELLKWTKGIVQVIFFHEEPEKIFMPVSSEFDLSPRRFYDENNYKASQFMEERLLLVSLAQTAALNTVVSMEESKMDEEALIRQKAMEIKPASLIEKHQTGPREAVVDLHVGELMEDFKDLTPHEILKIQMDYFTKCIDSAAERSFKKVTFIHGVGNGSLKSAIMRKVQEYEHAESHLASLAKFGVGAIDVTIKPLK